The genomic interval CTCCACGTCGCGCGCTGGGGTCGGGGGCATGGTCGCCGGCTGTTTGTGCTGATCGTGCTGCTCGGCGCGGCGGTGTCGGCGTTGTTCGCCAACGATGGCGCGGCTCTGATCCTGACGCCGATCGTTATCGCGATGCTGCGCGCGCTTGGGTACAAGGACAAGGCGACGCTGGCGTTCGTGATGGCGGCGGGGTTCATCGCCGATACCGCCAGCCTGCCGCTGATTGTCTCCAACCTCGTCAACATCGTGTCGGCCGACTTCTTCCGGATCGGCTTTGCCGATTATGCCTCGGTGATGGTGCCGGTCGATCTGGCGTCGATCGCCGCGACGCTGGTCGCATTGCTGCTGTTCTTCCGGCGCGACATACCGGCGAGTTACGATGTGGCGCAGCTCCGCGCGCCGGCTGACGCGATCCGCGACCATGCCACGTTCAAGGCGGGCTGGGTGGTTCACCGCGCTCGATCCCGACAATCTGGACGGGCTGCGAGACGCGCTCGCGGCCTCGGGCCTGCCTGTCGCCGATCTGGTCGACTCCGGCCGGGCCTTCTTCCGGTTCGATGATGACGCCGGCCCGGTGGGCTATGGCGGGCTTGAAGGGCAGGGGACGGATCGCCTGCTCCGCTCGCTCCTGGTCGTCGCCGATCGGCGCGGCGACGGCTTGGGCCGCGTCATGCTCGGCCTGCTTGAAGCCCGCGCGTGCGAGCTGGGCGTCGTCCGCCTTCACCTGCTCACCAACACGGCCGCACCGTTCTTCGCTGCTAGTGGCTACGCTGCGGCCGATCGCGCGACGGCCCCGGCGTCGATCGCCAGCTCGCGTGAGTTCATCGCGCTCTGTCCGGTGTCGGCCGCCTATCTCGTGAAAGCCCTCTAATGCCGCTGCGCCAGCTCTCCGATCCCGATCACCTGCCCGCGCTCGATCGGCGCTATGCAATCGAACGGCCCGCCCTCGGTCTCGGCGCGGGTGATCCCCCGCCGCGTATCCTGTTGCTCTACGGCTCTCTGCGCGAGCGGTCGTTCTCGCGGCTGTGTGTCGAGGAAGCGGCGCGGCTGCTGCAATTCTTCGGGTGCGAGACGCGCATCTATGATCCCTCGGCGCTGCCGCTGCCCGATCAGGTCGCCGGCGACGATCATCCCGCCGTCCACGAACTACGCGAGCTGTCGATGTGGTCGGAAGGTCATGTGTGGTGTTCGCCCGAACGGCACGGCCAGGTCACGGGCATCATCAAAACGCAAATCGACCATCTGCCGCTCTCCATAGGCGGGATGCGACCGACACAGGGCCGCACGCTCGCGGTCATGCAGGTGTCGGCCGGTTCGCAGTCGTTCAACAGCGTCAACACGCTGCGCGTTCTCGGCCGCTGGATGCGAATGGTGACGATCCCGAACCAGTCGAGCGTCGCCAAGGCGTTTCAGGAGTTTGACGATGCCGGGCGCATGAAACCGTCCAGCTATTACGATCGAATCGTGGACGTGATGGAGGAGCTGGTGCGGTTCACGGTGCTGCTTCGGCCGCACGTGGTCCAGCTCGTCGATCGCTACTCTGAACGAAAGGAAGCCGGGGTGCTGATCGACCCTACAACCGATCTGTCGAGCATCGCCACGGCTCGGGTATAGTGGTCACAACCGAACGGTTTGACACTCACTCTGTCTCTTCGCGGTCGGCAGAAAAGTAGACCTATCACCGTTTTCGGCGCTGAAACGACAAAGGGCCGGCGCGTCCGCCGGCCCCTCAACATCGCCCGCGTCCGGGAAAGGTCAGGCGAGTTTTTCGGCGTCCATCGCTGCCTTCACCGTCTCCGGCAGACGATAGTTGTAGGCCCCTACCTCGTAATCCCATTCCGCGTCGAACAACCACGTGTTCTCGACGAAGCCCTCGGTGTGGGAGAAACGACGACCAAACGCACCCATCATGCCGGCGAACTGGGCAGGGGTGTAGGAGATAGCCGCCTGGAGCTTGGCGGCCGGAACCCAGCCAGGATAAGCCGCGTGAAGCATTTTGAGGATTCCGAGCTGCTCCCGCGATAGCGGCCGGCGGCTGAGAACACGACGCGCCACCTCCGTGGACACGAACTCCTTCTCCTCTCCCTCCTCGGCGACGGTGGGCGCGACCGCCGCTGCGGTTTCCGACGACGTGTCGGAACTCGATGCGGCCTGCATTGCGGTCATTGCCTCGATGACCTCTTGAGCCGTCCCCTCAAACATATAACCCTTCATGGTAGCCTCCTGATAGTTTAGAACGCCACGAACCTTGTGACGCTTGCTAGATGCTACTCTGAAGCCCTTTCGTCAATAGCCTTATCATGCTCAGAGCATTTTTAGTTATCCTGAGGCCTTTGAGGCTATATCGGCGTCGCGACCTCTTGCGCTAGCAGCACATCGGTATCACATGTGCTACACATCAAAAGAGGAGATGATTATGGCTGCAACTAGGGTGACAGTGTTCGATGAGGTCCGGCTTCCCAAGGGGGACGAGGGATGGGTCCTGTGCTTCCAGTGGGGACGCTATGACTATGGGGACGGTGAGTTCCAGCGTGGCTACCGGTTCATCTGGCGACGGCCGGATGGCAGTCTCCAGCCCGCGCGAGGGCAGGCGCGCATTCCCACCATCGCCGATATCGAGACGCTGATCGGCATGGCCCGCGACGCTGGCTGGGGTGATCACGACGGTGACGCCGAAGGGCATGGCGCCAGCGCATAACCTGACCTGACGTGGGGAGCGACACCGCTCCCCACGTCTCCAGAACCCCATTCGGCTGGCGGTTCGCGCCGGTGAGGGAGCATCTCGAAAAAAGATATAGACGCCGTTGCTGGTTCGGTAGTATTATGGCGATGCAGTAACGGCGTAGGCCAATACTGCAATTCCATCAACAGAGCAAAGGGTTTTGCTTATGTTTTTTACGAGGTGTTCTAATGTTAATATCTATACCAGTTACCATCGCTATCGGTAGCTTCTCTTATAAGTGGCTTGTCGGCAGTTCTATTCTTATTTTTCTTAGGTGGGGACTTAACCGGGCTTCTTCGGGTGGCGCGAAATAACTAATTGAAGCATGTCGGGAGCGGGGCGCCGTTCCCGGCATGTGATGCGCTTGGTTCATCGCGTTCCCTTGTCGGCTTCCACGTTGACGGTGCACCGTACCGCCTCACGCGCTCTATTCGCGCGCTTCCGGCAGGCTTCCAGAGCTTCGCGGTTGGCGGTAACGATCCGATCGCCCGCCGCGATATTGGCGAAGGCATCGGGTGCGGCGGTCCGCATCATGCGCTGCCCGCTCTCCCACATCGGCAAGTCGAGCGTCCGCGCTGCCATGCGCTCGGGCCATTGCCAGCTTGCCGGCGCGATCTCGCGCGCGACGAGGCCAGGCAGGATCGTCCATGCGAGGATGCCGATCGCCGCCCCGCCTAACCCGAAGCATAGCTGCCGGTTCTTCTGGTCGGCCCGCGTCCATGCCGATCCGGCGATGGCGCGAAGCTCGGCCATGACGCGGACCTTGTCCTCACCGGCCTTGGCGAGCGCGGCCTGATCCTCGCGTCGGGCCGCGTTGCCCGCTGCGGCGATCCGCTGTGCCATCTGCTCGGGCGTCATCGCCAGCGCCGGACTCCGCGCGATCACGTCGTTGATGACCGCGATCCGCTCGGCAGTGGCGTCCACGCCCTGCTGCATCCGCCCCAGCGTCTCGGAATAGTCCGGCACGTCGATATGCGCGCGCTCGGCCGCCAAGCCCTCCACGGCACGGCGTAGCAACGCCAGCTCGCGGTCCTGGCCTTCTATCACGGCGCGCAACCGGTCGAACGCCTCCGCCGGATCGCCCCCTTCCTGAATATCGTCGTCCATGCTCATCCTACCGGCTCATGCCACGGTCGCGGTCGCGGCCAATCGTGACCGACTGCGCCAGCTCGTTCGCGATCGACCGGCCGCGCTCCATTTTCAGTTCCAACTCGCGCGCGCGACGGTGCAATGCGGATTCGAGCTGCGGGTCGCGTTGTAGCCCGCCCGCGATGCTCTCCATGCGCTTGCCGAGCCGTTCCGCGCCCGCGCGGTCGCCGGCACGCTCCATGCTGGCCTGCGCTTCCTTCATGCCCTGCCACTGCTCCACGAACCGGCCCGCCCGCTTCTCCGGGTCGTTGCGGACTTGGCGTTCGATTTCCATCGCCTTCGCCGCTCCACTCGTATTGCCCTCGGCCGCGTCGTGGACAAGCCGGGGGTCGCGTTCGATCGCGCTAGCTAGGTCGCGCGCGCCATGTGGCCGCACCTGGTCGAGCGCATCACCCGCCTTCGCCAGCGCCTGTTCCTGGTGTGCCAGCACCGGCAATCCCTTCTCCCGCATCCGGCCTATATCGGCTGCGGCACGCCCATAGCGCTCGATCGCCCTCGCGTGAGAGCTGTTCGAAGTGGTGTTAATCAGGCCCCCCTCGCTGCGGTCGCGAGCGGTGTTAATCGGACCCTCTTTCTCTTTCACAATGGCCGGCTTCGGCCGAAAACCGTCAAACATGCCCCGCGCTTTTGCCCGGACCTTTTCGACCACCTGGCGCGCGAGTTCCGGGAACCGGATCTCGCGTCGATCGGCGAACGCACGCGCCTGATCCTGCTCAGGCTTGGCGTAATCGCCCGCCATGTCCTTGCCCCGATCACGCGACAGGGCACGAACGAGCTGGCGCTGATCGGCAAAGTCGTCGCGGCCATAATGGAGCTGCGTGTCGTCGCGGTGCCGGGACATGCCGACATAGGCGCTGTGGCGGTCCATGCCGGGGGTGGCGAGGATGTGCGCGCGATCGACCGTCACGCCCTGTGATTTGTGGAATGTCGCCGCATAGCCATGATCGACATGGGCATAGTCCTTGGTGTCGAACGCGACCCCGCGCCCGTCATCGAGGCGCACCGCCATGCCCTCGGACGATACCCGCTCGATAGTCGCCAGCGTGCCGTTCTTCACCCCCATGCCCCGCTCGTTGCGCAGGAACATGATGCGATCGCCGGTCGCGAACTGCCGCTCGCCGCGCTCGGCCTTCACCGTCACGTCGTGGCCAAGGTCGCCGGATGCGCGCAGCCGGTCGCGCGCCTCGCCATTGAGGCTCTGCACCTCGGCGTTGGTGTGGGTGAGGATAATACGGGTCTTGCCCGGCTCGGCCTGGCGCGCGCGATCCCAACCGTCCACCAGCTCGCTCCGCGCCTGCTCGCGCGTGTCGGCCGCGTGAACCATGCCCTTGCCGTCATAGGCATGGATCGCCTCGCCGGTACGCCCCGTCGCCAGCGCGCGCGTGGCATCGCGCTGCCAGTCCTCGCGCTGCCGCCTGATCTCGCTGATCTCGGCCGCGCCGTGCCGCTCGGTTACGCTGCGGAACGCCGCGCCCGCCTCGATCGCCTGCAACTGTTCGGGGTCGCCGACCATAACGACCTTGGCCCCGGAATCGCGGGCCTGGCTCAACACACGCTCCATCTGACGCGAGCCGATCATGCCGGCCTCGTCCACCACCAGCACGTCCTTCGGGCCTAGCTGCTCGCGTCCCTGTCCCCATGCGTGTTCAAGGCTAGCGATGGTGCGTGACTGGATGCCGGACCCGCCCTCAAGGTTCTCGGCCGCGATGCCCGATAGGGCTGCGCCGCGCACGGTGTAGCCCTCCCGCTCCCACGCCTCGCGCGCAACGCCCAGCATCGCCGATTTGCCCGAACCGGCATAGCCGACGACGGACGCCAGCCCCCGATCGCCGGTGACATGATCGAAGGCGTCGCGCTGCTCGCCGGACAGGACAAGCCCCCGTCCCCCTGCCGCGCCGACCGCCGCGTCACGGGTAGCCTCGGCGACGCCATGCCCGGCGCGGCCCGCCAGCTCGTCGCCGGCCCGCTCTAGCCGGTTCTCCACCGCGATCATGTCGCGCGACGTGAACCGCTCCTGGTCGCGGCCATCTTTCCCCAACGCGACCAGCTCGGGGCTGGCGCGCACCGCCCCTATCACCTGGTCGAACTGCTCCTTGCCGTCGCTATGCCGGAACGCGAATGTCGCAAGGTCGCGGGTAGTGAACGTGGCCTGCTGCCGCGTGATGGCGTCCAGCGCGACATTGGGGTTGGCGATGATCTTCTCGCCGTTCTCGCGGGCGATGCGCGTGTGATCCTCGATCCGCTCCGCCTCAAGTCCCTGCTCCGGCCTGCGCGACGCGGCCGGGCCGATCTTGTGCTGCGGCTCCAGTCCGATCCCCTGCGCCTCATAGGAGCGATGGTCGATCCGGCCCTCAAGCCCCAGCTCGGCCATGCGCTCGTTAACATGCGCGCTCCACGCCTCGCGCCAGTCCTTCAACAGCTCGGTGCTGTTCCAATCCCGGTTCTTCTTCCCGAAGCCATCCGGTCCCACGTCGCGCATCGTCATCATCACATGCGCGTGCGGCTTCGGCGTGCCGTCCTTCGCCTTGTCCCAATGCACGTTCAGGTCTGCGACCATCCCGCGATCGACAAACTGCTTCTTCACAAAATCGCGCGCGAGCTGGACGCCCTGCTTCTCGTTCATCTCGCGGGGAATCGAGAACTCCACCTCGCGGGCAAGCTGCGCGTCCTTGCGCTTCTCGCCTGCCTCCACCTCGTTCCACAAGGTTGTGCGGTCGTTTAAACGCTCTGGCGCACCCTGCGGCAACATCACCTCGGAGTGGATGACGCCCGCCTTGTTGCTGAAGTCATGATCGCGATTCAGCCGATCGTCGTGCAGCTCGGACGCGGAACGATAGGCGGCGCTCGCAACGGCGCTCGATCCGTTCACGCGGCTCACAACCTTGGCGGAGAAGTGATAGATCGCCATGACGCTCCGCACACTGCCCTACTTAGCGCACGTCGACAACGACGTATAAGCGCGCACTCACAATCCGCTACGCTCCTCGTGATTGACTTGATGCCGCATTTTGCTCGTTCTAGCTTTACCCTCAAGCTGGGTTCGCTAGAATGCTACTTACCGATACGCGGAAGGGTGAAGGCGATGCGGAAGGTTCGCGATTACGATGCGGAACTGAAAGCGCTGGGTGACAAGGCTCGCGCTCTCAAGGCGAAGCGGGTCGAACAGCTAGGTCAGCTCGTCGCTGCGACCGGGGCCGATGCGCTCGATGCGGAAACCCTTGCCGGCGTCCTGCTCGATGCGATCGGATCAAAGGACGCGAGCGCGAAGGAGGCATGGCGCGCAAAGGGCGCGGCCTTCTTTCAACGGCGTGGGCGCAAAGGTGGCGGCGCTGCTGCAATCGACGGATCGGGCACTGCGACTGAACCAGGCGGCGACGCTGCGGGCGGAAGCGGCGGAACGGCGAACGGATAGCAGGGGTTGGGTCGTGCAGCGTCGTGAACGAACACGCCACCTGATTGAGCTGGGCGGACTGGTCCAGAAAGCCGGCTTGGTCGAACTGACCGACGACGATCGCGCCACCCTTTACGGCGCGCTGCTTGATCTCGCCGGGCGTGGTCGCGGCGACGATTCTAGCGACATCCTGGCGCTATGGAAAAGACGCGGAAAACGCGCGTTCGACGCGGAAGCGGAAGGGAGCGAAGCGCAATGAGCGATTTCGATATCGAGACGATCCGTCGCGAGGTCCGCGCGATGGATTTCGTGCGTGGCACGCCAACGGAAATCGCGATGTGGCACGAGGACATGGCGGACTCTCGCGCCAACCTTGTCATCGAGGACATGATCCCGACGCCCAACGACGATGCGTTTTTCGCGATGATGCTGGATGAGGGCGTGCCCCCTCCCCTCGTCTCGCAAATCCTGCTCCGGCTGCTCGATCATCCCGACGCCGATCGGTCCCTGCCGGTCACGCCGATGGGCGCGCACTGATGCCTAGGCGACGGATCAGCCCGCTGTTCGCGGTCTTCGTCGCCTTCGTGGTGCTGATGGCGAGCAACGCCTGGCTCAAGGGCATCTTCGGCTATGGCGAGATAGCTACCGACATTCCGTTCCTGCTTGCCGGCGCGGTCCTGTTCCTCGCCTGGCGCTTCAACCGGCGTGCCGCCAACCAGCGCAGCGATCTGCTCGGCTCCGCCCGCTTCGGAGACCGTGCCGACGTGCGGAAGCTGGAAGCGAACGGTGATCTTCTGATCGGCCGCTCGGCGAAGTCGGGCAAGCTGCTGCATTACGACGGCGCGGCGCATCTGCTGACGATGGCACCCACCCGATCGGGCAAGGGCGTCGGCACGATCATCCCCAACCTGCTGTTGCTCGACCGCTCGGTGATCTGCATCGACCCCAAGGGCGAGAACGCCCGCGTCACTGCCCGCGCGCGTGCCACCAAGGGCAAGGTCTGGTGCCTCGATCCGTTCGGCGTGTCGGGTCAGACCCCTGCCCGCTACAATCCGCTCGACCGGCTTGATCCTGCCAGCCTCGATCTTGCGGAAGATGCCAACACCCTCGCCGACGCGCTGGTCCACGATGCGCCGGGACAATCAGGCGAAGCCCACTGGAACGAGGAAGCCAAGGCGCTGATCGCCGGGCTGATCCTGCACACTGTCGTCCACGAACCCGCCGATCGCCGCGTGCTGGCGACGGTACGCGACAAGCTGACGCTCGCCCCTGCCGGCTTTGCCGCGCTGCTGGCAGATATGCAGGACAGCGCCGGCGCCGGTGGCCTGATCGCCCGTGCCGCCAACCGCCAGCTCGGCAAGTCGGATCGCGAAGCCGCCGGCGTGCTGTCTTCGGCGCAGCGCCACACCCACTTTCTCGACAGCCCCCGCATCGTCGCCAGCACCGCCGCGTCTGATTTCACCTTTGCGGAATTGAAGGACACGACCGCCACCGTGTTCCTGTGCCTGCCGCCCGATCGGCTCGATACCTATGCCCGGTGGCTGCGCCTGCTGGTGAGCCAAGCCGTCACCGACATGGCGCGCTCCACCGCCCGCCCTGCCCGGCCCGTACTGTTCCTGCTCGACGAGTTTGCCGCGCTCGGCCGCCTCGAACCGGTTGAACGCGCAATGGGACTGATGGCTGGCTATGGCCTCCAGCTCTGGCCGATCCTTCAGGACATGCACCAGCTCAAGGCCACCTATGGTGAGCGGGCTGGCACGTTCATGTCCAACGCGGGCGTGATCCAGACGTTCGGGGTCAACGATCATGCCACGGCCGACATGCTCTCGCGCACGATCGGCGACACCACGATCGAATATGATACCGTCAGCACGTCGCGCGGCACTGGCTGGGGCGAGAACCGCGCTGGCCCTTCGGAAAGTGTCAGCGGGCACGTCTCCGCGCGACGGCTCGCCACGCCCGACGAAATCATGCGGATGCGACCCGACCAGCTTCTGCTGCTGCGCCAGGGCGAACACCCGCTCGCGGTCGAGAAAATCCGCTACTACGATCAACGCGAGTTCGCCGGCCTGTTCGATCCTACGTGACGATGCGTGAAAGGTGAGCTTTGGGGTACCACCTCACCTTCCGGGAGTGGGTTCGCCGCGGTAGCAGTCACGACGGAGCCGGTGATCGGATGGACGAACTACGAACCGATCGCGGAATGGCTGATTTAAGCACCAACAGCGATGTTAGGTGCTGCAAGTGTGCCGG from Sphingomonas taxi carries:
- the arsN2 gene encoding arsenic resistance N-acetyltransferase ArsN2; the protein is MPRSRRAGWFTALDPDNLDGLRDALAASGLPVADLVDSGRAFFRFDDDAGPVGYGGLEGQGTDRLLRSLLVVADRRGDGLGRVMLGLLEARACELGVVRLHLLTNTAAPFFAASGYAAADRATAPASIASSREFIALCPVSAAYLVKAL
- the arsH gene encoding arsenical resistance protein ArsH, with translation MPLRQLSDPDHLPALDRRYAIERPALGLGAGDPPPRILLLYGSLRERSFSRLCVEEAARLLQFFGCETRIYDPSALPLPDQVAGDDHPAVHELRELSMWSEGHVWCSPERHGQVTGIIKTQIDHLPLSIGGMRPTQGRTLAVMQVSAGSQSFNSVNTLRVLGRWMRMVTIPNQSSVAKAFQEFDDAGRMKPSSYYDRIVDVMEELVRFTVLLRPHVVQLVDRYSERKEAGVLIDPTTDLSSIATARV
- a CDS encoding DUF6118 family protein, whose product is MSMDDDIQEGGDPAEAFDRLRAVIEGQDRELALLRRAVEGLAAERAHIDVPDYSETLGRMQQGVDATAERIAVINDVIARSPALAMTPEQMAQRIAAAGNAARREDQAALAKAGEDKVRVMAELRAIAGSAWTRADQKNRQLCFGLGGAAIGILAWTILPGLVAREIAPASWQWPERMAARTLDLPMWESGQRMMRTAAPDAFANIAAGDRIVTANREALEACRKRANRAREAVRCTVNVEADKGTR
- the traA gene encoding Ti-type conjugative transfer relaxase TraA, which translates into the protein MAIYHFSAKVVSRVNGSSAVASAAYRSASELHDDRLNRDHDFSNKAGVIHSEVMLPQGAPERLNDRTTLWNEVEAGEKRKDAQLAREVEFSIPREMNEKQGVQLARDFVKKQFVDRGMVADLNVHWDKAKDGTPKPHAHVMMTMRDVGPDGFGKKNRDWNSTELLKDWREAWSAHVNERMAELGLEGRIDHRSYEAQGIGLEPQHKIGPAASRRPEQGLEAERIEDHTRIARENGEKIIANPNVALDAITRQQATFTTRDLATFAFRHSDGKEQFDQVIGAVRASPELVALGKDGRDQERFTSRDMIAVENRLERAGDELAGRAGHGVAEATRDAAVGAAGGRGLVLSGEQRDAFDHVTGDRGLASVVGYAGSGKSAMLGVAREAWEREGYTVRGAALSGIAAENLEGGSGIQSRTIASLEHAWGQGREQLGPKDVLVVDEAGMIGSRQMERVLSQARDSGAKVVMVGDPEQLQAIEAGAAFRSVTERHGAAEISEIRRQREDWQRDATRALATGRTGEAIHAYDGKGMVHAADTREQARSELVDGWDRARQAEPGKTRIILTHTNAEVQSLNGEARDRLRASGDLGHDVTVKAERGERQFATGDRIMFLRNERGMGVKNGTLATIERVSSEGMAVRLDDGRGVAFDTKDYAHVDHGYAATFHKSQGVTVDRAHILATPGMDRHSAYVGMSRHRDDTQLHYGRDDFADQRQLVRALSRDRGKDMAGDYAKPEQDQARAFADRREIRFPELARQVVEKVRAKARGMFDGFRPKPAIVKEKEGPINTARDRSEGGLINTTSNSSHARAIERYGRAAADIGRMREKGLPVLAHQEQALAKAGDALDQVRPHGARDLASAIERDPRLVHDAAEGNTSGAAKAMEIERQVRNDPEKRAGRFVEQWQGMKEAQASMERAGDRAGAERLGKRMESIAGGLQRDPQLESALHRRARELELKMERGRSIANELAQSVTIGRDRDRGMSR
- a CDS encoding conjugal transfer protein TraD, which gives rise to MRKVRDYDAELKALGDKARALKAKRVEQLGQLVAATGADALDAETLAGVLLDAIGSKDASAKEAWRAKGAAFFQRRGRKGGGAAAIDGSGTATEPGGDAAGGSGGTANG
- a CDS encoding conjugal transfer protein TraD → MQRRERTRHLIELGGLVQKAGLVELTDDDRATLYGALLDLAGRGRGDDSSDILALWKRRGKRAFDAEAEGSEAQ
- a CDS encoding type IV secretory system conjugative DNA transfer family protein, with protein sequence MPRRRISPLFAVFVAFVVLMASNAWLKGIFGYGEIATDIPFLLAGAVLFLAWRFNRRAANQRSDLLGSARFGDRADVRKLEANGDLLIGRSAKSGKLLHYDGAAHLLTMAPTRSGKGVGTIIPNLLLLDRSVICIDPKGENARVTARARATKGKVWCLDPFGVSGQTPARYNPLDRLDPASLDLAEDANTLADALVHDAPGQSGEAHWNEEAKALIAGLILHTVVHEPADRRVLATVRDKLTLAPAGFAALLADMQDSAGAGGLIARAANRQLGKSDREAAGVLSSAQRHTHFLDSPRIVASTAASDFTFAELKDTTATVFLCLPPDRLDTYARWLRLLVSQAVTDMARSTARPARPVLFLLDEFAALGRLEPVERAMGLMAGYGLQLWPILQDMHQLKATYGERAGTFMSNAGVIQTFGVNDHATADMLSRTIGDTTIEYDTVSTSRGTGWGENRAGPSESVSGHVSARRLATPDEIMRMRPDQLLLLRQGEHPLAVEKIRYYDQREFAGLFDPT